In the Colletotrichum lupini chromosome 4, complete sequence genome, gtatataatataaagaaaaagcttatagaggctaactactattaaggtttaaaaaaggaattactaaaatctacccttccctcgaggtatattactaacgctctatatatacttaagctactcctttgttacttagtccccctctttatgccCCCTGAGCTATCCTTTAACCAACGAGGCCTGACCGGCAAGGCCTGACACACGATGTCGATTGGTGGTATCATGCACGTAAGACTTGCAATTTCGCTAGCATCTATCCGAGTAAAAGTCAATAGGTTTCAACGCCGATGTAAGCCTAGGCATCAGTTCTTTGACACAGACACACAGGGAGCCTACCTCACATGCACGATAAAAAACTTTGACCTATGAATTTTCGAACTCCCGTGAAGCAGATGTCTCACGTTCTCAACATTCGTTTTATGCTCGCGTGTATGATGATGCTCACTTTTCCAAGTACAGTGTGATTCGGTGGCTCCTGACTTGCGAATCTTTTCAGGCATCCATTGACAGATTCGATTCACTATGTGTTCACAATACCATAGGGTTTTATGATCCATAGCGTCCGTAACTGGCTCTTAAAGCCATGATGACTGGACCTGTTTGCGCATTCGAGAGGGGTCCGAAGATTTGAACCGCGCAAATTTCGTGAGTTCTATAGCACTCATCCGCCTCTTCAGATCGTACTCCAAGCTATTTGACAACCTTTTGACAAAAATTGAAGCTTCAATATCAGACATCTGTGGAAAAGTCTTCAGCATCTCATCACTATCGTCCCCGTAAGCCACAAAATAACTTCCGTTCATATACAGGGCTGTAAGTTTTAAAGCCTTGCCGAAAATGCTTCTTGATAAGGTATTCCTGGAAGCCTGTCACTTTCAAACTGCGACAGCATGGGGTCAACCTTGGCAGGGTATAGTAGTGCTCTGTTTAAATCTATGAACCAGCTCAGGGGCTCCTGAAGGATCTTGTCAAAACGTAGTTCTTTCCGCTTCTCGAGCACATCGCCGATCGTCTCGGCGATCTGCCTGAGAACGTCTTGGGGGAGCGATTTGCGTCACAGCTAAAGAAGAGATCGTCTTCAGATCTAACACGAAAGACCGCGCAGGTAAAGGTTCACACGCTCATAAATCGACAGCTACTCCAACCAGCCTGGCTTTAACTTCCTTGAAGCTTGTCTTGGCTTGTCCGACAATGTCTCTAATTATCATTAGGTTCACAATTCATACAGTCACGCGTTTCTTCAGCTGATTGAATCAATCTCACGTGTATCGGCGTTCACTAGATGAGCGCGGATCGTGGGGACTAAACTGACCTGCACACACTTCATGTAACAGAGGCCACAGGCAAAAGACAAAGCGTAATCTAGTAATAGGCAATTACTCTTGAGAAGACCAGAACACAATCATGCAGGTTGGTTCCAAGAAACATGATGACATTCATGAAACGCACTGTAGCAAAGCCAAAGACGAGAACACAAGATAGCCGCTAGAACGATAACATATGATCGATACTGTAAATATAATGTAGCCCGAGAAACGCACGCTCATAATTATCAGGCAGTCACTGTCTGGACTTGCCTTTCTAACAGGAAAACTGCAGACCTCCAAAATAGACTCTCCAATCTCAGTTCTGCGTAGCCTCTTCTTCCCCTCCCTTGGGGAACGGCTTTCGTCCGTAGATGGAGTATCCGTACCAGTACGCATGGATGCCCAAGTTCTTGGCATCATTTCTGACGCTTGTACAAAATGCAAGGACCTCGTTAGGTTCCCAGTCCAGCACGCGGGTAAAGAGGGCGAGGCACAGGCCCTCAATGCCGGGGAGGAGCGAAGCCGACGTCCACACACCCAGCGCTTTCAACTTTTCGTCCTTGGCCCAAGGCGACGCCGGCATGACCTGCTTCGTGACTACCACGTCCACGAAGCCGGCCTCCTCGAGCATCTTGTCAAGCTTGGAGGCAATGGTAATGGGACGGCCTATCTTGTCCGTGGCCTCGACAAGGTACTTTGACCACTGGAACAGCGCCGAATCCTCCTTGAGGGTGCCGTCATCGCACTCGAGGGGGTACAGGTTATCGTGGACCTCAAAGTAGCCGCCGGGTTCGAGGTTTTCAAACGCCTGTCTAATGACCTTTGCCCAATCCTGGAAGCTGCCAGCCATATTACGCGCAAAGATAAAGTCGAACGGGGTCGTCCACGTCCACTCTTTCTCGAGATCATCAACCTCAAAGTAGCAGTTCGGAGGCACGAACTTGGGTTGAATTGGACTCAGGTCTACGCCTAGAACTTCTGCACCTTGGAAGGCGTCGGCGTATAGGATGGACCACACGCCCGTGCCCGTGCCGAGGTCGAGAACCCTCTTGGCGCCCTGGTTCTTGGGGCACAGGCAAAACTTACCGTCCCAGGCGATGAGCCAGAGATGGTTCGCAATGTCGAGACGCTCTTGTTCAGTCTCATCGTTGGGAACGAGGTAGCTGCCATCGCTGAGGCGGTGGTAACTGCGGCCATTTTCGAGCCGATAGTCAAAGATGCTTGGGGTCACAGACGCCTGGGATTCGTTTGTTGTGGCAGTAAGTCCGCTCTGCAATGAGGATGCGTCGGTCTCATTCTCAGTATCGTCGCCAGCGATAGTCACTTGTGCAAGAGGATCTGTGCTTCCCCCCTCGACGTCGGGAGAGGTGGCTGCCGGTCTTGCCGGTTGAGCTGCCCGTTGATTCACCTTTTCGGCAGCCGGCTCTGTAACGGGCCCCGATGATGGGTGTGGGGGAGGTGCCGGTGTGTCGGCCATTGCAAACGGGTTTCCTGCCGTGAGGTAGCTCGAGTCGTggaaagtttatttagtcgTTGCGCTAGAAAGAGCAGTGACTCGTGAGAACAGAGTGGGAAGTTAATGTGGCCAGGCAAATTCCCCCTAGTTTCCCCTCTCTTTCTCTAACAAGACCGCCCCCGCTTCCCTCTCTTCCACTGCTTAGTTGGTATCGTTTGTTGGTTTCTGCTCATATCACTACGAACCCACCACACGAAAATCGGTAGGGGCCCGGGTCCCCGGTCCCCGGTCCCCGTTCCAGTCATCTCCTCCGTTACCTTACCGTTCTCGTACTAGTGCCAAGCTTGCTTCGGAAGCGGAACAACATCACCACCGACCAAAAATTCCCCCGGACACGACCAAGGCCACCGAACGGCTCACATCACCTCACCTTGCTATACATCGTTGAAGCTGTGTAGCTCCGCGATCACGACGCCCCGAACGCCCGACACCTCAATCAATTCCCACTCGAGCCTCCCGACGGAACCGTTCATTCCTCCCAACACCAGCACGAGCCCCAACCCTCCACACAACCTCCAACCATGGTCGTCCGCATACGCCTTGCCCGCTTCGGGCGCGTCAACCAGCCCTTCTACAACATCGTCGTCACACAAGCAAGGTACGCCTTCGACCACAAGTCACCATCCCCAGAAGATCACATCATCGCCGCCATGAGATGAGCACCATAACCCCCTCTCCCCCCATTGCCAAGAGGCAAAGCTCTCCGCATCGCAAACTTCAGCAGAGCACGAAAAGAGAAAACCCTCCAAAAGCTAACCCGTAACTCTTCTTCACCAACAACAGAACAGCCCGTAACAGCAAACCAATCGAAGTAATCGGCACCTACGACCCCGTCCCCCGCCAAGACCCCTACGACGCGACCACCAAACCGCACAAGGACATCCGCCTCGACTCCCTCCGCGCCCGCTACTGGGTCGGCGTCGGCGCCCAGCCCACCGAGACCGTCTGGCGCTTACTCTCCATGGTCGGCATCCTCCAGCCCAAATTCAGACCAAACGGCACCGCCAACACGGCGACGGCGGCAAAGTCGCTGAGGACACCTACCTCTCCGGCCAAGGCGGCGGCACCGGCGGAATCATCATAGGCACCGGCAGCGACGATTTGCAGGAAAGTTTTGCTCAGATGGATGAGACGAGGATGGGGTAGCTAGCCCATATCGGCTGGGAATGTGTCGTGTATCAAAAGCATCAAAAAGCGTCGCGCGAATCGCAGGGGTCGCACTTGGCTCTTTCACGCATGGGATTCGTGATGGCGCAGAGCGGAAGAGGCAGATGGCGGGATTGTACTATTAAGGCGAAAAGAGACGGCAACGGGCAGGCCAGAAACGTGTCCAGGGTGCGGCTCGGCTCGCCCACGGGCATTGACGAGGGACCGTGAGGTGATGACGCCAGAGGCATCCGGCACCACGTCACATCACAAGAGTTGTACAATAAAACGACTGTAAAAAGACCAAAAATGTCACTCCCGATTGAAGCTAAGTTTGAAGGTTATCAAAAGGCCGCTGTGACTATGAGCCGATGGGCCAAGTCTGTCCTAGAAACTGTTTCTAGACTAAACAATGAGAAAGAAGACCAATGCTGGACGTAACCAACGCCCTTGACATGCAGCCACCACGCTGGTAAGGGGTACACGAAGAAAACAAAAGAAGCCCCTTGAGAATCAGAAGAGAAGCAGACCATTCAACTCCAAAAAATGCGCGACGCTGCCCGTGGGACTTTTATGACGTCGCCGTATGTCTATCCCGAGCGGccgtatagtaaatatatctGCATCGTCGTCTCAATGGAACAATTCTTCCTCTAAGCCGCATCTCCATCAAAGATGAAGGTAGCCGCAATTAGTGAGATGCGTGGAACACAATGTTCATAAAGAGGCAGACCACCATGACACATACGCCGTAGatggcgagggcgagggccATCTTGCGGAGGGCGTCTTGCTCAATGTGCTCGAGGTCCCAACGCCACTTGCGCTTCCACTGGCGAGGATCCGTCACATGGCTGGCAATGCTCCCAAGACTGGCGATACTAGTTGTCATAGGATCGGCATCCTCTTCGTCATTGGGAGCATCGGCGTCATCGTCCTCCTTGTGAAGGCGTTGCTGATGGATGCTGTCGGGGTCGCTAATCTTGTAGTAAAACAGGCCTGGAAGGATGAAGCTGATGCTGGTTGAGCCGGTGCTTCCAACATAGGCCAAAACTCTCTCGAGACTGTGTACTGAGAGAGCGGTGACATAGGAAAGAATGAGAATGACTGAGGTTAAGATCGCAAATCGAGTCTCGCCCATGGATGAGCTGGATCCGTGGTCGGAGCGTACAGAAGCCGACGAGGGCAGCAGCGGGCGTCCGCCCGGAGAGGTAGACCGGCCGTTTGCGTTCGAAGCACGGTTAGGCCGCCACTTGAGGATAGCATCGACGGAGGCGCGGCAAGGGTGGACCTGAAGAGGAACCGAGAAGGTGACGAGCACTACTATGGCAAGCTGTCCGATATAGGAAGCGGCAGTTGCAGAATCTGAAAAAAGTCAGCAGGGTCTGAGGGTACCATCCTCCCAGGGTCACTTACACATCATGACAATATTGCCCTTGACAGCGTTGCCAAACGTGAGGTAGCCAGTGATAGCTACGACAATGTAAATCGAGGCGGCCGTGCCGATGCTAGTGCCAACAACCCCTATGACGCTGCCAGGAGAATTGTCCTTTATCTCATTCAAGATGGCAAACATCTGTCCACGGAATCAGCATAAAGCCCCGACGACCAACCAAGGTCAACTTACGTTCTGATGGCATGTGTAGGCAAAGACAACAACCGGCAATGTGCTGAGGAATGCGACAGCGCTTTCGGGCTCAACAACTCGAATTTCGCTCATGTCCTTGAGCCGGTCCGTTGAGAAGTGATAGATGACCAAAATGACGAGGTAGCCGATGGAGACCAGAGCAACAATACTGGTATACTTGAGCGAGTCGAGCTTCTTGAGGAAGCTGAGAGGAATAATGACCAGCATGAAAGCCGTAATCCAAAAGTTCCTCTCGCCGAGGTAAGGGTTCTCCGCCACGGCACTCGCGAACAAGCCGATGAAGACCTTTGGCATCAAGTCGCCAATGATGATCATGTAGGAGACACCCACCCCAAAGCATTTTATCGCAATGGCAGTGTCAAAGATGATGGCGGCGTTTGGGTACGTAATCTTGGAAATGGCGGAGAAGGACGATGTCCCTCGATCAAGGTAGCGGGCGCAACGAGACTGAAGATACAGGCCAAAGGCGGCCGTGAGTCCAGACCATACAATCATCAACACACCGAGCATACAGCCCATATGCGACACCACTGATGGCATTGCCAACGTTCCCGCGCCAACGACTGTAGTCACGATTCGTCagctctttttct is a window encoding:
- a CDS encoding methyltransferase domain-containing protein → MADTPAPPPHPSSGPVTEPAAEKVNQRAAQPARPAATSPDVEGGSTDPLAQVTIAGDDTENETDASSLQSGLTATTNESQASVTPSIFDYRLENGRSYHRLSDGSYLVPNDETEQERLDIANHLWLIAWDGKFCLCPKNQGAKRVLDLGTGTGVWSILYADAFQGAEVLGVDLSPIQPKFVPPNCYFEVDDLEKEWTWTTPFDFIFARNMAGSFQDWAKVIRQAFENLEPGGYFEVHDNLYPLECDDGTLKEDSALFQWSKYLVEATDKIGRPITIASKLDKMLEEAGFVDVVVTKQVMPASPWAKDEKLKALGVWTSASLLPGIEGLCLALFTRVLDWEPNEVLAFCTSVRNDAKNLGIHAYWYGYSIYGRKPFPKGGEEEATQN
- a CDS encoding ribosomal protein S16; translated protein: MVVRIRLARFGRVNQPFYNIVVTQARTARNSKPIEVIGTYDPVPRQDPYDATTKPHKDIRLDSLRARYWVGVGAQPTETVWRLLSMVGILQPKFRPNGTANTATAAKSLRTPTSPAKAAAPAESS
- a CDS encoding transmembrane amino acid transporter; protein product: MSRQRRRNTKEGGGQASMLSSVINLLNTIVGAGTLAMPSVVSHMGCMLGVLMIVWSGLTAAFGLYLQSRCARYLDRGTSSFSAISKITYPNAAIIFDTAIAIKCFGVGVSYMIIIGDLMPKVFIGLFASAVAENPYLGERNFWITAFMLVIIPLSFLKKLDSLKYTSIVALVSIGYLVILVIYHFSTDRLKDMSEIRVVEPESAVAFLSTLPVVVFAYTCHQNMFAILNEIKDNSPGSVIGVVGTSIGTAASIYIVVAITGYLTFGNAVKGNIVMMYSATAASYIGQLAIVVLVTFSVPLQVHPCRASVDAILKWRPNRASNANGRSTSPGGRPLLPSSASVRSDHGSSSSMGETRFAILTSVILILSYVTALSVHSLERVLAYVGSTGSTSISFILPGLFYYKISDPDSIHQQRLHKEDDDADAPNDEEDADPMTTSIASLGSIASHVTDPRQWKRKWRWDLEHIEQDALRKMALALAIYGVCVMVVCLFMNIVFHASH